The Argopecten irradians isolate NY chromosome 16, Ai_NY, whole genome shotgun sequence genome window below encodes:
- the LOC138310469 gene encoding uncharacterized protein: MAIEICNQLLLTLMKLRHNFDYADLGYRFGLSKQTVGVIFTQWVNYMYLRFGEVSIWPPRDTIFRMMPSKFAEEFPTTFAIMDCTEIKICKPSSLKAQSQTYSDYKSTNTLKGLVACDPRGSIIFSSMLFSGAISDKAIFEESGCKKMLKDLVEIGFLNEGDGIMADKGFNIESDVTECGLKLNIPPFARAGVQMSQSDALLTKKIAAHRVHVERAIARIKRFKILSGRVQLSLLTVINQIWYVCSFLTNFFMPCIQDKE; encoded by the coding sequence ATGGCTATTGAAATATGCAACCAACTACTGTTGACTCTCATGAAACTGCGACACAACTTTGATTACGCAGATCTAGGATACAGATTTGGACTAAGCAAGCAAACTGTCGGGGTGATATTTACCCAGTGggtaaattacatgtatctcaGATTTGGGGAAGTCTCAATTTGGCCACCAAGGGATACAATATTTAGGATGATGCCTAGCAAGTTTGCTGAGGAGTTTCCTACAACATTTGCTATTATGGATtgtacagaaataaaaatatgcaaaCCATCCTCCTTGAAAGCACAATCACAGACATACTCTGACTACAAATCTACTAATACTTTAAAAGGTCTTGTAGCCTGTGACCCAAGGGGTTCCATCATTTTCTCATCTATGCTATTTTCTGGTGCGATATCGGACAAGGCAATATTTGAGGAATCTGGTTGCAAGAAAATGTTAAAAGATTTGGTAGAAATAGGATTCCTGAATGAAGGAGATGGTATAATGGCTGACAAGGGCTTTAATATAGAGTCAGATGTCACTGAATGTGGCCTAAAGCTAAACATTCCACCTTTTGCCCGTGCAGGTGTACAGATGAGCCAAAGTGATGCTTTGCTTACCAAAAAAATTGCAGCACATCGCGTGCACGTGGAAAGGGCAATAGCCCGAATCAAACGTTTCAAAATTTTATCTGGGCGAGTCCAGCTCAGTCTTCTAACAGTTATAAATCAGATTTGGTATGTGTGTTCATTCCTTACTAATTTCTTTATGCCCTGTATACAAGACAAGGaatga